Proteins from a genomic interval of Bradyrhizobium sp. CCGB01:
- the ntrB gene encoding nitrate ABC transporter permease: MNMPATKIEVETAMPAVVAAPVVAMTPKRPPRAETYARMARETAVRVIPPLVVIALLTLVWELVCRRAGSALPPPSKVFKDTQELILDPFFDHGGIDKGLFWHLSASLQRVALGYSLSAIAGIALGVLVGQSVWAMRGLDPLFQVLRTIPPLAWLPLSLAAFRDGQPSAIFVIFITSIWPIIINTAVGIRNIPQDYRNVAAVVQLNPLEFFGKIMIPAAAPYIFTGLRIGIGLSWLAIIAAEMLIGGVGIGFFIWDAWNSSHISEIILALFYVGIVGFVLDRLIAGLGKIVTRGTAQN, from the coding sequence TGCCGCACCCGTCGTCGCGATGACGCCAAAGCGTCCGCCGCGCGCTGAGACCTACGCACGGATGGCGCGGGAGACCGCTGTGCGCGTGATTCCGCCGCTGGTCGTGATCGCGCTGCTGACGCTGGTGTGGGAGCTGGTCTGCCGCCGCGCCGGCTCGGCCCTGCCGCCGCCGTCAAAGGTATTCAAGGACACCCAGGAATTGATCCTTGATCCGTTCTTCGACCATGGCGGCATCGACAAGGGCCTGTTCTGGCATCTCTCCGCAAGCCTTCAGCGCGTCGCGCTCGGCTATTCACTGTCCGCGATCGCCGGCATCGCGCTCGGCGTGCTGGTCGGTCAATCGGTCTGGGCGATGCGCGGGCTCGATCCGCTGTTCCAGGTGCTGCGCACCATTCCGCCGCTCGCCTGGCTGCCGCTCTCGCTTGCGGCGTTCCGTGACGGCCAGCCTTCGGCGATCTTCGTCATCTTCATCACCTCGATCTGGCCGATCATCATCAACACCGCGGTCGGCATCCGCAACATCCCGCAGGACTACCGCAATGTCGCGGCCGTCGTGCAGCTCAACCCGCTCGAGTTCTTCGGCAAGATCATGATTCCGGCGGCGGCGCCCTACATCTTCACTGGCTTGCGCATCGGCATCGGCCTGTCCTGGCTCGCCATCATCGCGGCCGAAATGCTGATCGGCGGCGTCGGCATCGGCTTCTTCATCTGGGACGCCTGGAACTCCTCGCACATCAGTGAGATCATCCTGGCGCTGTTCTATGTCGGCATCGTCGGCTTTGTGCTCGATCGCCTGATCGCGGGCCTCGGCAAGATCGTCACCCGCGGCACGGCGCAGAATTGA